One genomic region from Muriicola soli encodes:
- a CDS encoding S41 family peptidase, with amino-acid sequence MKKLIHKRVLIPVLAAFVFLAASSFKSDFFEIAKQIEIFTTLFKELNMNYVDETNPAELMDTAIKNMLDDLDPYTKFLNEQDVESYRINNTGEYSGIGALVRSYKDRLVIIEPYKGYPADKAGLKAGDELVSIAGIQIADFQDDASELLKGANKTSVDVEYTRQGKTYNATIEREAIEVDAVPFYKMIDEETGYIVLSRFNKKASSQTKDAINSLKDEGAKKLILDLRGNPGGLLSEAINVTNLFVPKGTLVVTTKSKVKKFNQSYETRNKPLDEEIPLVVLIDGRSASASEIVSGSLQDLDRAVIVGARSFGKGLVQRPLKLTYGTQLKVTISRYYTPSGRCIQSLDYWNRDESGNAIRNTEFNDFLTKNGRKVQDGGGVMPDIQIASLKSNDLLTALANNSVIFNYATDYYYAHPITEMPEFNFTPSDYEEFKRHVAQSSFEFETRAEKVLKETLSGKDSEVFNSNVMEEVKTLLASIEKSKYAALDTYEKEIEKQLTDEIVKRYFYREGLYDYYLQNDEAILTSNELLKDTSKYEGILK; translated from the coding sequence ATGAAAAAGCTGATTCATAAAAGAGTACTGATTCCAGTATTGGCCGCCTTTGTTTTTCTTGCAGCCAGTAGTTTCAAATCCGATTTTTTTGAAATTGCCAAACAGATAGAGATATTCACCACGCTTTTCAAGGAATTGAACATGAACTACGTGGATGAGACCAATCCTGCAGAATTAATGGACACGGCCATTAAGAATATGCTGGACGACCTCGATCCGTACACCAAGTTCCTTAACGAACAGGACGTAGAGTCGTATCGAATAAATAATACGGGCGAATATTCCGGTATAGGGGCTCTGGTTCGTTCTTACAAAGATCGCCTCGTTATTATAGAGCCCTATAAAGGGTATCCTGCAGATAAGGCCGGGTTAAAGGCGGGGGATGAACTGGTTTCCATTGCTGGTATACAGATTGCAGATTTTCAGGATGATGCCAGTGAATTGCTGAAGGGGGCAAATAAAACCTCTGTGGATGTTGAATATACCCGACAAGGTAAAACTTATAATGCCACCATTGAACGGGAGGCTATTGAGGTTGATGCGGTGCCTTTTTACAAGATGATAGACGAAGAGACCGGTTATATTGTCCTTTCTCGATTTAATAAAAAGGCCTCTTCTCAAACTAAAGATGCGATTAACTCCCTGAAAGATGAAGGGGCTAAAAAACTGATCCTTGATCTTAGAGGTAATCCCGGCGGTTTGCTTTCGGAGGCCATAAATGTCACAAATCTCTTTGTTCCCAAAGGCACACTTGTAGTGACTACAAAGTCTAAAGTCAAAAAATTTAATCAATCTTATGAAACCAGGAATAAGCCCCTGGACGAGGAGATTCCTCTTGTTGTGCTGATAGACGGCAGGAGTGCATCGGCCAGCGAAATTGTATCGGGAAGCCTTCAGGATCTCGACCGGGCTGTGATCGTTGGGGCCAGAAGTTTTGGTAAAGGGTTGGTGCAGCGACCGTTGAAACTCACCTATGGCACTCAGTTAAAGGTGACCATTTCTCGTTATTACACTCCCTCTGGAAGATGCATACAGTCTTTGGATTATTGGAACAGGGACGAGTCGGGTAATGCGATCAGAAATACCGAGTTTAATGACTTTCTAACCAAAAACGGAAGAAAGGTACAAGACGGGGGAGGTGTGATGCCCGACATTCAGATCGCTTCCTTAAAAAGCAATGATCTGTTAACCGCTTTGGCTAACAATTCGGTGATCTTCAATTATGCTACAGACTATTATTACGCACATCCCATAACAGAAATGCCGGAGTTTAACTTTACGCCTAGCGATTATGAAGAGTTTAAAAGGCACGTAGCTCAAAGTTCATTTGAGTTTGAGACCAGGGCAGAAAAGGTGCTGAAAGAAACGCTCTCAGGAAAGGATAGTGAGGTGTTTAACTCGAATGTGATGGAGGAGGTTAAAACCTTGTTGGCCTCCATCGAAAAAAGTAAATACGCAGCCCTCGATACTTATGAAAAGGAGATAGAGAAGCAACTTACCGATGAGATCGTCAAAAGGTATTTCTACCGGGAAGGGCTTTACGATTACTATCTTCAAAACGATGAGGCCATATTAACGAGCAACGAACTTCTTAAGGACACTTCTAAATACGAGGGAATTCTAAAGTAA
- a CDS encoding M1 family metallopeptidase, giving the protein MRTQIKCILLIFSIIFLGNFSNAQNNYPYWQQAVDYTMEVDMDVETFGYTGSQTLKYTNNSPDTLNRVFYHMYFNAFQPGSEMDIRLQTISDPDDRMVEDGKSRIAQLGPDEIGYLRALSLTQDGESVSYELEGTVLVVDLNHPIAPASSTTLEMNFEGQVPVQIRRSGRNNKEGIALSMSQWYPKLAEYDFEGWHADPYIAREFHGVWGDFDVKITLDKEYTIGGSGYLQNPDEIGHGYETPGAKVKKTRGKTLTWHFKAPMVHDFMWAADPDYIHDTLPIEGGPTLHFFYKNKPEILENWKNLQPKTAEAMRFFNENVGPYPYEQYSVIQGGDGGMEYAMSTLITGERKFGSLVGVMVHELAHSWFQHVLATNEAKHEWMDEGFTSFISSLCMNTIMNEQKPNPFKGSYDGYYELVGSGMEQPQSTHADRFEVNFAYGKSAYSKGAVFLAQLGYVIGQDKLMATLKKYYNDFKFKHPTPNDIKRTAEKISGIELDWYLTDWSQTTNTIDYGIKSVTEAGSGTEIILERIGLMPMPLDILVVYNDGSQETIYIPLRMMRGEKENPYGQVKRTVIEDWPWAYPNYSFEIAQPISNIRAVVIDPSQLMADVQINNNLWVAE; this is encoded by the coding sequence ATGAGAACGCAAATCAAATGCATACTCCTTATTTTTTCCATCATCTTCCTCGGAAATTTCAGCAATGCCCAGAACAACTATCCGTATTGGCAACAGGCTGTGGATTATACCATGGAGGTGGATATGGATGTTGAAACTTTCGGGTATACAGGATCACAGACCCTGAAATACACCAACAATTCTCCTGACACTTTAAACAGAGTGTTCTATCATATGTATTTCAATGCTTTCCAGCCGGGAAGTGAGATGGATATCAGATTGCAAACTATTTCTGATCCTGACGATAGGATGGTGGAAGATGGCAAAAGCAGGATCGCCCAATTAGGCCCAGATGAAATTGGTTATCTCAGAGCTTTGTCCCTTACTCAGGATGGGGAGTCGGTTTCTTACGAATTAGAGGGAACTGTCCTGGTCGTAGATCTGAACCATCCCATAGCCCCTGCTTCATCCACTACCCTGGAGATGAATTTTGAAGGACAGGTGCCCGTGCAGATCAGACGGTCCGGGAGGAACAACAAGGAAGGCATAGCGCTATCTATGAGTCAGTGGTATCCGAAATTGGCAGAATACGACTTTGAAGGTTGGCATGCCGATCCCTACATCGCCAGGGAATTCCACGGCGTTTGGGGCGATTTTGATGTAAAGATCACGCTCGACAAGGAGTATACCATAGGAGGTTCGGGATATTTGCAAAACCCGGATGAAATAGGCCACGGCTACGAAACCCCTGGAGCCAAGGTGAAGAAAACAAGAGGAAAGACACTAACATGGCATTTTAAAGCGCCTATGGTCCACGACTTTATGTGGGCTGCAGATCCAGATTATATTCACGATACGCTTCCGATAGAGGGCGGGCCTACGCTGCATTTTTTCTATAAGAACAAGCCAGAGATCCTGGAAAACTGGAAAAATCTTCAGCCTAAAACAGCAGAAGCAATGCGCTTCTTTAATGAAAACGTGGGGCCTTATCCTTATGAACAGTATTCTGTTATTCAGGGAGGAGATGGTGGAATGGAATACGCCATGAGCACCCTTATAACGGGAGAGCGTAAGTTTGGTAGCCTGGTAGGCGTTATGGTCCACGAATTGGCGCATTCCTGGTTTCAACATGTTTTGGCCACTAACGAAGCAAAGCATGAGTGGATGGATGAAGGCTTTACCAGCTTTATTTCCAGTCTGTGTATGAACACTATTATGAATGAGCAAAAGCCGAATCCCTTCAAAGGATCCTATGACGGCTATTATGAACTAGTAGGTTCAGGAATGGAGCAGCCACAGAGTACACACGCAGACCGCTTTGAGGTTAACTTCGCTTATGGTAAATCTGCCTACAGCAAGGGAGCTGTCTTTCTGGCCCAACTGGGGTATGTCATTGGGCAGGATAAATTGATGGCCACTCTGAAAAAATATTACAATGATTTTAAGTTCAAACATCCTACTCCAAACGACATCAAGCGTACGGCAGAAAAAATATCCGGGATAGAATTAGACTGGTATCTCACGGATTGGTCTCAGACGACCAATACTATTGACTACGGGATCAAATCGGTGACTGAAGCGGGAAGCGGCACCGAGATAATACTAGAGCGAATAGGCCTTATGCCTATGCCATTGGATATCCTGGTGGTATACAATGATGGCAGTCAGGAAACCATCTATATCCCCTTGAGGATGATGCGGGGTGAAAAGGAAAATCCTTACGGCCAGGTGAAGCGCACAGTAATTGAAGATTGGCCCTGGGCTTATCCCAACTATAGTTTTGAGATCGCACAACCTATTTCAAATATCAGAGCTGTGGTGATAGACCCATCTCAATTAATGGCTGATGTGCAGATCAACAATAATCTTTGGGTGGCTGAATAG
- the rnpA gene encoding ribonuclease P protein component, with the protein MRSTFPKEEKLKHQKQIQEVFAKGSSVTVFPLKLLYLKWERGDSNFKAGFSVPKRNFKSAVERNRLKRLLREAYRLNKHGIFNKTEGNYALMFLYLGKELPSFPDVERNMRSVLSKFLSREANEKADS; encoded by the coding sequence ATGAGATCTACGTTTCCCAAAGAAGAAAAATTAAAACACCAAAAACAAATTCAGGAAGTTTTTGCCAAAGGATCTTCTGTTACCGTTTTTCCTTTGAAGTTACTCTACCTGAAATGGGAAAGGGGTGATTCCAATTTTAAGGCCGGGTTTTCCGTGCCCAAGAGAAATTTTAAAAGTGCCGTAGAGAGAAACCGGCTCAAACGCTTACTCAGGGAAGCTTACCGCCTCAATAAGCACGGTATTTTTAACAAAACAGAGGGGAATTATGCCTTAATGTTTTTATACCTTGGGAAGGAATTGCCTTCTTTTCCAGATGTTGAAAGGAACATGCGAAGTGTTTTAAGCAAATTTTTAAGTCGTGAAGCAAATGAAAAAGCTGATTCATAA
- a CDS encoding CBS domain-containing protein: MGEKIVRKINNHEDKKEYIDHLLKDIEALELMLNKGLFSAKPIHIGAEQEFCLVDETWDPSDLGTTILKDIADGHFTSELNKYNLELNLDPIKLEGTCFSELNKQLNSLMSVAKDAAAKHKAKVILTGILPTISYKYLHYDYMTPVERYKVLNEAIRAIRKDDIELHIKGVDEVNLHHDTILYEGCNTSFQAHLQIDPEHFADTYNWSQAIAGPVLSICANSPLLMGKELWEETRIALFTQSVDTRRSTFILNEKESRVNFGQDWVSGSVADYYKNAVVNFRSLVSTDFDTDSLTQFHQGEIPKLKALALHNGTTYRWNRLCYGITDGKPHVRIENRYMPSGPTTEDEIANMMFWVGLMHGRPKSLDNIHTKMDFKDVKSNFFSAARYGMSSQFYWEGKLISSKDLLLDHLLPMAFRGLYSMNVEPRDAEHYLSIIERRIKSQTGSRWMIEAYRKLQKENKPSEALRILVATMYERQEKRYAVDAWQLPRGDEYQIPKKKVTVGDRMNTRTITAQDIDSPELVLKMMLWKNIHHAPILDDNLNLAGLLSWVDVEHYQQNPEDRPESLRDIMKTDLVTVTEDVPLSKAKSMMEENNIHCLPVVKGKKLVGIITSNDL, encoded by the coding sequence ATGGGAGAAAAAATCGTTCGAAAGATTAATAATCACGAAGACAAAAAGGAATACATAGATCATCTGCTTAAGGACATCGAAGCCCTTGAGCTTATGCTAAATAAGGGCCTCTTTTCAGCAAAGCCCATTCACATTGGAGCAGAGCAGGAGTTTTGCCTGGTGGACGAAACCTGGGATCCTTCTGACCTTGGCACCACCATTCTCAAAGACATTGCCGATGGGCATTTTACTTCGGAGCTCAACAAATACAATCTGGAACTCAATCTCGATCCGATTAAACTGGAGGGGACTTGTTTTTCTGAGCTTAACAAACAGCTCAACAGCCTGATGTCTGTCGCCAAAGATGCGGCAGCAAAGCATAAAGCGAAAGTGATTCTGACTGGAATATTGCCGACAATCTCATATAAGTACTTGCATTACGATTACATGACCCCGGTGGAAAGGTATAAGGTTCTCAACGAAGCTATCCGGGCCATCCGCAAGGATGATATAGAATTACATATCAAAGGCGTTGATGAGGTAAATCTTCATCACGACACCATTCTATACGAGGGTTGTAATACGAGTTTTCAGGCACACCTGCAGATCGACCCTGAGCATTTTGCAGACACTTACAATTGGTCACAGGCCATCGCCGGCCCTGTACTTTCCATTTGTGCTAATTCACCTCTTCTGATGGGGAAAGAACTCTGGGAAGAAACACGGATTGCCCTCTTTACTCAAAGTGTTGACACACGAAGAAGCACTTTTATACTAAATGAAAAGGAATCCCGGGTTAATTTTGGCCAGGATTGGGTATCGGGCTCTGTTGCGGATTATTATAAAAATGCGGTGGTTAATTTTAGAAGTCTCGTTTCCACTGATTTTGATACAGACAGCCTAACGCAGTTTCATCAGGGAGAAATACCCAAGCTCAAGGCCTTAGCACTTCACAACGGCACTACCTATCGCTGGAACCGACTTTGCTACGGGATTACCGATGGCAAGCCCCACGTGCGAATAGAAAACAGATATATGCCTTCCGGCCCTACTACGGAAGATGAAATTGCCAATATGATGTTCTGGGTGGGACTAATGCACGGCAGACCTAAATCATTAGATAATATCCATACTAAAATGGACTTTAAGGATGTCAAAAGCAATTTTTTTAGTGCCGCCAGATATGGGATGAGTTCGCAATTCTACTGGGAAGGCAAACTCATTAGCAGTAAGGACCTCCTTCTAGATCATCTGCTCCCGATGGCTTTCAGGGGCTTATATAGCATGAATGTAGAGCCTAGGGATGCAGAGCACTATCTTTCTATTATAGAAAGGAGGATAAAGTCGCAAACAGGATCGCGCTGGATGATTGAAGCCTACCGGAAACTTCAGAAAGAGAACAAACCTTCTGAGGCCCTTAGAATTCTTGTTGCCACAATGTACGAAAGGCAGGAAAAACGATACGCAGTAGACGCCTGGCAATTACCCAGGGGAGATGAATACCAAATCCCTAAGAAAAAAGTAACCGTTGGCGATCGCATGAATACCAGGACGATCACCGCGCAGGACATCGACAGTCCGGAATTGGTCCTGAAGATGATGTTGTGGAAAAATATTCACCACGCTCCAATCCTCGACGATAACCTCAACCTGGCAGGCTTGCTTAGCTGGGTAGATGTAGAGCACTACCAGCAAAATCCCGAAGACCGACCCGAAAGCCTAAGGGATATCATGAAAACCGACCTGGTTACCGTTACTGAGGACGTACCCTTAAGCAAGGCTAAGAGTATGATGGAAGAAAACAATATCCATTGCCTTCCTGTCGTAAAGGGCAAAAAACTGGTAGGAATTATTACGAGTAACGACCTGTAA
- a CDS encoding succinylglutamate desuccinylase/aspartoacylase family protein: protein MKRIIGHVKGKEPGPVLVFFGGVHGNEPSGIQALEHVFKELNRDPLPVKGNIYGIAGNIPALLQKKRYLDRDLNRIWLKEEIREMEEGTPKNVTSEDQQMLAILEVIRDLLTAHQEPFYFIDFHTTSSKTLPFITINDAMINRKFARQFPVPIILGIEEYLEGPVLNYINEYGYVAVGFESGQHASEEAKINSIAFFWLCLVNSGALAGESLKQYKNCLQQLKQSAANNRSFYEITERYAIEPQDSYTMEPGFESFELVPKGTTLASHNGKTVATTKKGILFMPLYQKQGAEGFFMIKRIPKWILGISSLLRKVKADYLLASLPGVSWKDKSKSQLIVNLRVARYYSKAIFHLLGYRNRTLDSEHLLIKNREKVARNELYKDAPWF, encoded by the coding sequence ATGAAAAGGATAATCGGCCATGTCAAAGGCAAGGAGCCCGGCCCTGTACTTGTCTTTTTTGGAGGAGTACACGGAAATGAACCTTCAGGCATACAGGCGCTTGAGCACGTCTTTAAAGAGCTCAACAGAGATCCCCTTCCCGTTAAGGGAAACATCTACGGAATTGCCGGAAACATCCCCGCTCTACTGCAGAAAAAACGCTATCTCGACAGAGACCTCAACCGGATATGGCTGAAGGAAGAAATCCGGGAAATGGAAGAGGGCACCCCTAAAAATGTCACTTCAGAAGACCAGCAAATGCTGGCAATTCTTGAGGTAATCAGAGACTTGCTCACAGCACATCAGGAGCCATTTTATTTTATCGACTTTCATACCACCTCCAGTAAAACCCTTCCTTTTATTACCATCAACGACGCCATGATCAACAGGAAGTTTGCACGTCAGTTTCCCGTGCCTATCATTTTGGGAATAGAAGAATACCTGGAAGGCCCCGTTTTGAATTATATCAATGAGTATGGCTATGTAGCCGTGGGATTCGAATCAGGTCAGCATGCCAGCGAAGAAGCTAAAATCAACAGCATTGCATTTTTCTGGTTGTGCCTTGTAAATTCCGGAGCATTAGCCGGTGAATCTTTAAAACAATATAAGAATTGCCTGCAACAACTGAAGCAATCTGCTGCGAATAACCGCAGTTTTTATGAGATCACGGAACGTTATGCCATTGAACCCCAGGATTCCTATACTATGGAACCGGGCTTTGAAAGTTTCGAGTTGGTTCCCAAGGGCACAACTCTCGCAAGTCACAATGGCAAAACTGTGGCTACTACCAAAAAAGGAATTCTCTTTATGCCCCTTTATCAGAAGCAAGGCGCGGAAGGGTTTTTTATGATCAAGCGCATTCCCAAATGGATCCTTGGTATTTCGAGCCTCCTGAGAAAAGTCAAGGCAGATTATTTACTGGCAAGCCTGCCCGGTGTATCCTGGAAAGACAAATCCAAATCACAGTTAATTGTAAACCTCAGGGTTGCCCGCTACTACAGTAAGGCGATCTTTCACTTGCTCGGGTATCGAAACAGGACACTGGATAGCGAGCATTTACTGATCAAAAACAGGGAAAAGGTTGCAAGAAACGAACTTTATAAAGATGCTCCCTGGTTCTGA
- a CDS encoding S8 family peptidase has translation MKVMIKKVKMLAVLLGYGMLLLGCGSINIVSTPIENIDAVPLKVSALTEEEKQSWGHADLLTDTIPGMSVDRAYEELIGNKKGNKVIVAVLDSGIDLNHEDLDDVIWTNRDEKPGNGIDDDGNGYVDDVHGYNFLGEAYNEQLELTRILRLNLGDEALRAKAKKKLDEELKEATETRQMILSTKQQTEQILDVVKKSHKAVSQKLGKENYTKGEVAAISTTDPSLQRSMNVVQQMFGYGESIPQVIGLIEGDIERADEGLAYFNEKIDYHLNVDFNGRAAVGDDPYDITDTDYGNGNVSNRVEDESHGTHVAGIIAAERNNGLGANGVANNVEIMSLRAVPNGDEYDKDIALAIRYAVDNGAKIINGSFGKAFSPKAEWVYEAIKYAADNDVLIVHAAGNDGLDMDKPTNEGYPNDHKNSESEYADNLITVGAINDTYGSEMVASFSNYGSNNVDVFAPGGSVYSTIPGSEYKFEGGTSMAAPAVSGVAALIRSYYPRLSAAEVKKILMDSGLSTKLEVVVAGDPGKARAFDKMSRSGKIVNAYNALIMAQKVSDSKSKLP, from the coding sequence ATGAAAGTGATGATTAAGAAAGTGAAAATGCTTGCTGTGCTCCTGGGTTACGGCATGTTGCTGCTGGGATGTGGCAGTATTAATATCGTATCTACCCCCATCGAAAACATCGATGCGGTTCCCTTGAAGGTTTCGGCGTTGACCGAAGAAGAAAAACAGTCCTGGGGTCATGCCGACCTGTTGACCGATACGATCCCGGGGATGAGCGTAGATCGGGCATACGAAGAGCTCATCGGGAATAAGAAGGGAAATAAGGTTATTGTAGCTGTGCTCGACTCCGGAATCGATCTCAATCACGAAGATCTGGATGACGTTATCTGGACTAACCGGGACGAAAAACCTGGAAATGGCATTGACGACGACGGAAACGGCTATGTAGACGATGTGCATGGGTATAATTTCCTGGGCGAAGCCTATAACGAACAACTTGAACTCACGCGCATCCTTAGGTTGAATTTAGGTGATGAAGCATTGCGAGCTAAGGCAAAGAAGAAGTTGGATGAAGAGCTGAAAGAAGCCACAGAAACCCGGCAGATGATCCTCAGTACAAAACAACAGACTGAGCAGATCTTAGACGTAGTGAAAAAATCTCATAAAGCGGTAAGTCAGAAACTGGGGAAGGAAAACTACACCAAAGGAGAAGTCGCCGCGATCAGCACAACAGATCCAAGTTTGCAGCGAAGTATGAACGTGGTTCAGCAAATGTTTGGTTATGGCGAAAGCATTCCCCAGGTAATTGGTCTAATAGAAGGGGATATTGAACGAGCAGATGAAGGCCTGGCTTATTTCAACGAAAAGATCGATTATCACCTCAATGTTGACTTCAATGGCCGGGCGGCTGTAGGGGATGATCCTTATGATATCACTGACACAGATTATGGTAATGGCAATGTTTCCAACCGCGTAGAAGATGAAAGTCATGGCACCCATGTAGCCGGCATCATTGCTGCTGAGCGAAATAACGGTCTTGGGGCCAATGGCGTGGCCAACAATGTGGAAATTATGAGTTTAAGGGCGGTGCCTAATGGTGATGAATACGATAAAGATATTGCTCTTGCCATCAGATATGCCGTAGACAACGGGGCTAAAATCATCAATGGCAGTTTTGGTAAAGCTTTTAGTCCGAAAGCAGAATGGGTTTACGAGGCGATCAAATACGCGGCTGACAATGATGTCCTTATTGTTCATGCGGCCGGTAACGATGGCTTAGACATGGACAAACCGACTAATGAAGGTTATCCAAATGATCACAAAAACAGTGAGAGTGAATACGCCGATAATCTAATTACCGTTGGAGCGATAAACGACACTTACGGCTCCGAGATGGTGGCTTCGTTCTCTAATTACGGATCGAATAATGTGGATGTATTTGCCCCGGGAGGCTCAGTATATTCTACCATCCCAGGGAGTGAATATAAGTTTGAGGGAGGAACGTCCATGGCGGCACCTGCTGTTAGCGGGGTTGCGGCATTAATCCGCTCCTATTACCCAAGACTCAGCGCCGCTGAAGTAAAAAAGATCCTAATGGATTCGGGCCTTAGCACAAAGCTTGAGGTGGTTGTTGCCGGTGATCCTGGTAAGGCCAGGGCTTTTGACAAGATGTCCAGATCCGGGAAAATCGTCAATGCCTACAACGCTCTTATCATGGCTCAAAAAGTGTCAGATTCCAAATCAAAATTACCGTAA